A region of Paenibacillus sp. 37 DNA encodes the following proteins:
- a CDS encoding DNA alkylation repair protein: MNAKPDLFIPEDVFLRKGARRATEIPEHIRNWLQAGHIESVNLTEWLAVDHVSLFQKVTHEWGMDTETRAITEQLTQMDEQRIMKIIPAIAMQWLDLLNRLTMNEQTDLFRSIAEHRSDSVRCWAAYIIGLNSGLNLTEKLKHIRPFGADHHFGVREIAWMAVRESISAELSLALQQLIPWSVDPDPLIRRFAIESIRPRGVWTKHIQELKENPAMALPLLDAVKSDAHKYVQDSLSNWLNDASKTNPEWVRQVCATWTQQSDTQYTRRIVRRATRSLT; encoded by the coding sequence TTGAATGCTAAGCCAGATCTATTTATCCCTGAAGACGTTTTTCTTCGCAAAGGTGCCCGTAGAGCAACGGAGATCCCTGAGCATATCCGCAATTGGCTGCAAGCAGGACATATCGAATCTGTCAATCTGACCGAATGGCTGGCTGTAGATCATGTTTCTCTTTTTCAGAAGGTTACCCATGAATGGGGAATGGATACCGAAACCAGAGCAATTACAGAGCAGTTAACACAGATGGATGAGCAGCGAATCATGAAAATCATCCCGGCCATAGCCATGCAATGGCTTGATCTGTTGAATCGTCTAACCATGAATGAACAAACGGATCTCTTTCGTTCCATTGCAGAGCATCGTTCAGACAGTGTTCGCTGCTGGGCGGCTTATATCATTGGGCTGAATTCTGGTCTGAACCTGACTGAAAAGTTGAAGCATATTCGGCCCTTTGGAGCAGATCATCACTTTGGTGTAAGAGAAATCGCCTGGATGGCTGTACGGGAGTCCATCTCTGCCGAATTATCCTTAGCCCTGCAGCAGTTAATCCCATGGAGCGTTGACCCTGATCCACTGATCCGTCGCTTTGCCATAGAATCAATCAGACCTCGTGGCGTCTGGACCAAGCATATTCAGGAGTTAAAAGAAAATCCGGCCATGGCCCTTCCCTTGCTTGACGCGGTGAAATCCGATGCCCATAAGTATGTACAGGATTCGTTAAGTAACTGGCTGAACGACGCCAGCAAGACCAATCCAGAGTGGGTGCGGCAGGTCTGTGCCACTTGGACTCAGCAGTCGGATACACAATATACACGGCGAATCGTTAGACGTGCCACGCGAAGTCTTACATAA
- a CDS encoding DoxX family protein produces the protein MNKILGYVFLVVLAGVFVMTGFNKISGADMMIQTFESFSYPTWTMYLLGAAELLSAVGLLIPRTRILASGILTFILIGAVGSHLIYAQYAAVPFPAVLLVANIIVLVVGMRRLEAEEEGQMDAIQA, from the coding sequence ATGAACAAGATTTTGGGTTACGTTTTTCTGGTTGTGTTAGCAGGTGTTTTCGTCATGACAGGGTTTAACAAGATTAGTGGGGCAGACATGATGATTCAGACATTCGAAAGTTTCTCTTATCCGACATGGACGATGTATTTGCTCGGGGCTGCGGAGTTGCTTAGTGCAGTAGGATTGCTGATTCCGCGTACTCGCATCCTGGCTTCAGGCATACTGACATTCATTCTGATTGGGGCCGTGGGAAGTCATCTGATCTATGCACAATACGCTGCTGTTCCGTTCCCGGCTGTGTTGTTGGTAGCTAACATCATTGTTCTGGTGGTAGGCATGCGCAGATTGGAAGCGGAAGAAGAAGGCCAGATGGACGCGATTCAGGCGTAA
- a CDS encoding winged helix-turn-helix transcriptional regulator, translating into MITQAIDIIGKKWVLLIMYQLLSGPKRFTELEAEMAISGRLLSERLKEMETEGIVTRHMFPEIPPRVEYELTPKGRAIEPVIDQIYSWSSDWLKQQKSE; encoded by the coding sequence ATGATCACTCAAGCCATAGACATCATAGGAAAGAAGTGGGTACTGTTAATCATGTACCAACTGTTGTCCGGACCCAAACGGTTTACGGAGCTTGAAGCAGAGATGGCGATCAGTGGACGACTTTTATCGGAGCGTTTGAAGGAAATGGAGACAGAAGGTATCGTAACCCGACACATGTTTCCCGAGATACCTCCCCGTGTAGAGTATGAATTAACACCTAAAGGCAGAGCCATTGAACCTGTCATTGATCAGATCTACAGTTGGTCATCCGACTGGTTGAAACAGCAGAAATCCGAGTAG
- a CDS encoding Gfo/Idh/MocA family protein, with translation MTLQIGIIGTGWFSKVHADILARMEGVRVASVCGTSLEKAEAMASVYDAVGYGELEHMLDGEKLDAVYICVPPMSHGSIESELIRRGIPFLVEKPLSTGMDVPRQVLDQVQKSGLLTSVGYHFRYQEAAQVLQQSMKEQTVGMALGRWMGGMPGVAWWRRQDGSGGQFVEQTTHIVDLLRYCAGEVTEVYAVAAQRSMHEKHEHVTVADVANVTLKLESGAIASIANTCLLPDGEGGAGLQFYTDAGVWDWTPERLLLPSAAKHAMAGLEIPAGHNPYERENEAFIHALRTGDRSRILSDYADACLTQEITTAALASADSGLPVQLQPSKYLSH, from the coding sequence ATGACATTACAGATCGGAATCATTGGAACAGGCTGGTTCAGTAAGGTACACGCGGATATTCTCGCACGGATGGAAGGTGTTCGTGTTGCGAGTGTCTGTGGAACATCGCTCGAAAAGGCAGAGGCTATGGCCTCCGTTTATGATGCAGTTGGTTACGGGGAACTTGAACATATGCTGGATGGTGAGAAGCTGGATGCGGTGTATATCTGTGTGCCTCCGATGTCTCACGGGTCGATTGAGTCCGAATTAATCCGCCGCGGTATTCCATTCCTGGTGGAGAAACCTTTGAGCACCGGAATGGATGTTCCGCGTCAGGTGTTGGATCAGGTGCAAAAGAGCGGATTGTTAACCTCTGTAGGATACCATTTCCGTTATCAGGAGGCCGCGCAGGTCCTGCAGCAATCGATGAAAGAACAGACGGTCGGCATGGCTCTTGGCCGCTGGATGGGCGGAATGCCAGGGGTCGCCTGGTGGCGGCGTCAGGACGGTTCAGGAGGACAATTCGTAGAGCAGACTACACATATTGTAGACTTGCTTCGGTATTGTGCAGGAGAAGTTACGGAGGTATATGCTGTAGCAGCTCAGCGAAGCATGCATGAGAAGCATGAGCATGTGACCGTAGCAGATGTGGCGAATGTGACGCTCAAGCTGGAAAGTGGAGCGATTGCCAGTATCGCCAATACATGTCTGTTGCCAGACGGAGAGGGCGGCGCAGGGCTCCAGTTCTACACGGATGCAGGCGTGTGGGATTGGACGCCAGAACGTTTGCTTCTGCCAAGTGCGGCAAAACATGCGATGGCAGGTCTGGAGATTCCGGCAGGACATAATCCATACGAGCGTGAGAATGAAGCGTTCATTCACGCCCTTCGTACGGGAGACCGTTCACGAATTCTGTCCGATTATGCGGATGCCTGCCTTACACAGGAGATTACAACGGCGGCCTTGGCATCGGCAGATTCCGGTCTGCCGGTACAGCTTCAGCCTTCAAAATATCTCTCTCATTAA
- a CDS encoding glycerol-3-phosphate dehydrogenase/oxidase encodes MTETFSSAYRTEYLQNMANVHFDVLIIGGGITGAGIALDAASRGLKTALVEMQDFAAGTSSRSTKLVHGGLRYLKQYEVKMVAEVGRERAVVYENGPHVTTPEPMLLPIYTAGTFGRFSTSIGLMVYDRLAGVKRSERRQMLNAGAVSDSEPLLRKQGLLGGGLYVEYRTDDARLTIEVLKEAVKRGAQAVNYVKAKDFLKENGKITGIEARDQIDGQIYTLKASKVINASGPWVDGLRELDGSRKGKTLQMTKGIHLVFDGERFPLRQAVYFDTPDGRMVFAVPRDGKTYVGTTDTVYQDDPAHPQISDSDRDYVIDAVNGMFPDVHIGTEDVESGWAGVRPLIHEEGKNPSEISRKDEVWVSDSNLITIAGGKLTGYRKMAEMVVDLVARQMEQESGHSIGPCVTKKMPISGGDVGGSAGFVSYAERKIKDGVALGLARPAAERLVRTYGSNVEALYERMPDPRTKSELHGMPQELLLMLLYAIDEEMAVTPSDFLVRRTGDLFFRIDEVRRYKTAVISYMAGRLNWSEEEEVKHTQELDQLLLEASGKI; translated from the coding sequence ATGACAGAAACGTTCTCGTCAGCATACCGGACCGAATATTTGCAAAACATGGCGAATGTACATTTTGACGTATTAATTATTGGTGGTGGAATTACAGGCGCAGGGATTGCATTGGACGCAGCTTCCCGTGGATTGAAGACGGCGCTTGTAGAAATGCAGGATTTTGCAGCAGGTACATCCAGTCGTTCGACCAAGCTTGTCCATGGCGGATTACGATATTTGAAGCAATATGAAGTGAAGATGGTTGCTGAGGTAGGACGGGAGCGGGCTGTAGTTTATGAAAATGGGCCACATGTGACCACACCGGAACCGATGTTGTTACCGATCTATACGGCTGGCACGTTCGGCCGCTTCAGCACATCCATTGGACTGATGGTGTATGATCGGCTCGCCGGGGTGAAGCGCAGTGAACGGCGCCAAATGTTGAATGCTGGAGCGGTGTCAGACAGTGAACCTTTATTACGCAAACAGGGGTTGTTGGGTGGTGGACTCTATGTGGAGTACCGGACTGATGATGCCAGGCTCACCATAGAAGTGTTGAAAGAAGCTGTCAAACGTGGGGCACAGGCAGTGAACTACGTCAAGGCGAAAGATTTCCTGAAGGAGAATGGCAAGATTACAGGTATTGAAGCTAGGGATCAGATCGATGGGCAGATATATACGCTAAAAGCAAGCAAGGTGATCAACGCTTCCGGCCCCTGGGTGGATGGGCTGCGGGAATTGGATGGTTCGCGCAAGGGGAAAACGCTACAGATGACCAAAGGCATTCATTTGGTCTTTGATGGTGAACGATTCCCATTGAGGCAGGCTGTCTATTTTGATACACCAGATGGTCGAATGGTATTCGCTGTCCCACGTGATGGCAAAACCTATGTAGGAACAACCGACACTGTATATCAGGATGATCCTGCACACCCGCAAATTTCCGACTCAGATCGCGATTATGTGATCGATGCAGTCAACGGCATGTTTCCAGATGTACACATTGGTACCGAGGACGTGGAATCCGGATGGGCCGGTGTACGTCCACTCATTCATGAGGAAGGCAAGAATCCTTCCGAAATTTCACGTAAAGATGAAGTCTGGGTATCCGATTCCAATCTGATTACGATTGCCGGGGGCAAGTTAACCGGATACCGTAAAATGGCCGAGATGGTTGTTGATCTGGTCGCACGCCAGATGGAGCAGGAGAGTGGGCATTCCATAGGCCCTTGTGTAACGAAGAAGATGCCCATCTCCGGCGGTGACGTAGGGGGATCGGCTGGATTTGTATCGTATGCGGAGCGCAAGATCAAGGACGGTGTTGCCCTCGGGCTTGCCCGACCTGCTGCGGAGCGGCTGGTTCGCACGTATGGTTCCAATGTGGAGGCACTGTATGAGCGAATGCCCGATCCACGCACCAAGTCCGAGCTTCATGGCATGCCACAGGAGCTATTGCTGATGCTGCTTTACGCGATTGATGAAGAGATGGCTGTAACCCCGTCTGACTTTTTGGTACGAAGAACAGGTGATTTATTCTTCCGTATTGATGAAGTTCGTCGCTATAAAACAGCGGTTATCTCGTATATGGCAGGTCGTTTGAACTGGTCTGAAGAGGAAGAGGTTAAACATACACAGGAACTGGATCAGCTGTTGCTGGAAGCATCCGGCAAAATCTGA
- the glpK gene encoding glycerol kinase GlpK codes for MEKYILALDQGTTSSRAILFNRGGEIVHIAQQEFPQYFPKPGWVEQNANEIWSSILAVMASCLAESGIKPVQIAGIGITNQRETVVVWDKETGRPIYNAVVWQSRQTADICEKLKTQGLGDLFRRKTGLLIDPYFSGTKVKWILDHVPGARERAEKGELLFGTIDSWLIWKLSGGTHVTDISNASRTLIYNIYDLQWDDELLAILGIPKAMLPEVRGSSEVYAHTTDYHFFGHRIPIAGAAGDQQAAMFGQGCYTKGSMKNTYGTGCFMLMNTGENPVQSNHGLITTIAWGMNGKVEYALEGSIFVAGSAVQWLRDGLRMLRSSKDSEDYASRVPSTDGVYMVPAFVGLGSPYWDSEVKGAVFGLTRGTTKEHFIRATLEALAYQTKDVLEAMESDSGIPVHALRVDGGAAANDFLMQFQSDILGIPVERPTVNETTALGAAYLAGLAVGYWTSADELTDHENTERVFKPVMAEQQRTELYAGWKRAVNAAMAFK; via the coding sequence ATGGAAAAATATATATTGGCTCTGGATCAGGGAACGACAAGCTCCCGAGCTATTCTGTTTAACCGTGGCGGAGAGATTGTGCACATTGCACAGCAGGAATTCCCCCAGTATTTCCCCAAACCGGGCTGGGTAGAGCAGAATGCCAACGAAATCTGGAGTTCCATTCTTGCCGTGATGGCTTCATGTCTGGCAGAGAGCGGAATCAAACCTGTTCAGATTGCCGGAATTGGAATTACGAATCAACGTGAGACTGTTGTGGTATGGGACAAAGAAACAGGCAGACCCATCTATAATGCAGTGGTTTGGCAATCCAGACAGACCGCAGATATCTGTGAAAAATTGAAGACGCAGGGTCTCGGGGACCTTTTCCGCCGTAAAACAGGATTACTGATCGATCCCTACTTCTCGGGAACAAAGGTGAAGTGGATTCTGGATCATGTCCCTGGTGCCCGGGAGCGGGCCGAGAAGGGTGAATTGCTCTTTGGCACGATTGATAGCTGGTTAATCTGGAAACTGAGCGGGGGTACACATGTCACGGATATATCCAATGCCTCACGTACCTTGATCTATAACATCTATGATCTGCAATGGGATGACGAATTGTTGGCTATCCTCGGCATTCCTAAGGCCATGCTGCCAGAGGTACGGGGTTCATCCGAGGTGTATGCACACACAACAGATTATCATTTCTTCGGTCATCGGATTCCGATCGCGGGAGCAGCAGGAGATCAACAGGCAGCGATGTTTGGTCAGGGCTGTTACACCAAGGGCAGTATGAAAAATACATATGGTACCGGTTGTTTCATGCTTATGAATACGGGAGAGAACCCGGTACAATCCAATCACGGACTGATTACGACGATTGCCTGGGGGATGAATGGCAAGGTTGAATATGCGCTCGAAGGCAGCATTTTTGTTGCAGGTTCAGCGGTTCAGTGGCTGCGTGACGGATTAAGAATGCTTCGCTCTTCAAAAGACAGCGAGGATTACGCCTCACGTGTGCCTTCCACAGATGGCGTTTATATGGTACCTGCCTTTGTGGGACTGGGCAGTCCATATTGGGATAGTGAGGTTAAGGGTGCGGTGTTTGGCCTGACCCGAGGAACGACGAAGGAACACTTTATCCGTGCTACGCTTGAGGCGTTGGCGTATCAGACCAAAGATGTACTGGAGGCCATGGAATCCGACTCGGGTATTCCCGTGCATGCTCTGCGTGTGGATGGAGGAGCGGCGGCGAATGATTTTCTCATGCAGTTCCAGAGTGATATTCTGGGCATTCCTGTCGAACGCCCAACGGTGAATGAAACGACTGCATTGGGTGCGGCTTATCTGGCAGGATTGGCGGTTGGATATTGGACGAGTGCGGATGAATTGACGGATCATGAGAATACGGAGCGTGTCTTCAAGCCTGTTATGGCTGAGCAACAACGGACAGAACTGTATGCAGGCTGGAAACGTGCAGTGAACGCAGCAATGGCTTTTAAATAA
- a CDS encoding glycerol-3-phosphate responsive antiterminator, with amino-acid sequence MPFEGQRILPAAKSMKQFEAIIEGPYTYGVMLETHIAQLQSVMDEARRYDKKILLHADLVQGLKNDEYAAEYLCQHIRPAGLISTRASVIQKAKQKGITAIQRVFLLDTHALEKSYLLLAKTQPDYIEVLPGVIPHIIAEVSVRTGIPIIAGGLIRSPEEVEFALGVGATAVTTSNAELIRHFEKSLTN; translated from the coding sequence GTGCCATTTGAGGGACAACGTATATTGCCTGCTGCGAAGAGCATGAAGCAGTTTGAAGCGATCATTGAAGGCCCTTATACCTATGGGGTGATGCTGGAAACGCATATTGCACAGCTTCAGAGTGTAATGGATGAGGCGCGGCGGTATGACAAAAAGATACTTTTGCATGCAGATCTGGTACAGGGATTAAAAAACGATGAGTACGCGGCAGAGTATCTGTGTCAGCACATTCGCCCGGCAGGACTGATTTCGACTAGGGCAAGTGTCATCCAGAAGGCGAAGCAGAAAGGCATCACAGCCATTCAGCGTGTGTTTCTGCTGGATACCCATGCACTGGAGAAAAGTTATCTGTTGCTGGCCAAAACCCAACCTGATTACATTGAAGTATTACCTGGCGTCATTCCGCATATTATTGCGGAAGTATCTGTGCGTACAGGGATACCCATTATTGCGGGGGGATTGATCCGTTCACCTGAAGAGGTTGAATTTGCGCTTGGCGTCGGGGCTACGGCAGTGACCACATCCAACGCAGAGCTGATCCGACATTTTGAGAAATCGCTTACAAATTAA
- a CDS encoding GTP cyclohydrolase II produces MINSHIIQLLAPKIQTFPSGKEFIYLVGPIKLPVNLDGETKTFQWYSWMKSDKAMESGELIESLAEAELAERQQSSVLVYGDFAEAQEALIRMHSICHTGDIFGSKRCDCGFQLEQSMKMIAAHGAGALFYLANHEGRGIGLFSKAMAYILQEEGLDTVDANLQLGFTDDARNYDDAISVLRALRSAPVTLITNNPRKLAALQEAGLNVGGRVPLWGDRSAFNEKYLQTKVNRSGHLAESDGWAGAETLLPHAQA; encoded by the coding sequence ATGATCAATTCACATATTATTCAACTGCTTGCCCCTAAAATTCAGACTTTTCCGAGTGGAAAAGAGTTTATATACCTGGTGGGACCAATCAAGCTTCCGGTTAACCTCGATGGGGAGACCAAGACATTCCAGTGGTACAGCTGGATGAAATCGGACAAAGCGATGGAGAGCGGCGAGTTAATCGAATCCCTTGCTGAGGCTGAACTAGCAGAGCGTCAACAATCCAGTGTTCTGGTGTACGGTGACTTTGCTGAAGCACAAGAAGCGCTGATCCGGATGCATAGCATCTGTCATACAGGCGACATCTTTGGCAGCAAGCGTTGTGATTGTGGCTTCCAATTGGAGCAATCCATGAAAATGATCGCCGCTCACGGAGCGGGTGCACTGTTCTATCTTGCGAATCATGAAGGCCGTGGCATCGGTCTGTTCAGCAAAGCCATGGCGTACATTTTGCAAGAAGAAGGTCTGGACACGGTAGATGCGAACTTGCAGCTCGGATTCACGGACGATGCTCGTAATTATGACGATGCGATTTCTGTGCTGCGTGCACTTCGCTCCGCACCGGTTACATTGATCACGAACAATCCACGGAAGCTGGCTGCTTTGCAGGAAGCAGGATTGAATGTGGGCGGACGTGTCCCACTGTGGGGAGATCGCTCTGCATTCAACGAGAAATATCTGCAAACGAAAGTGAACCGTTCTGGTCACTTGGCGGAAAGTGATGGCTGGGCTGGGGCAGAGACGCTGCTTCCGCATGCGCAGGCTTAA
- a CDS encoding ABC transporter substrate-binding protein: MIRRKRTCWTAILIVCVLLISGCSIWPGQDDSANNKKVTLTLWYWNRSIDDKLIARAKEKFPNIELTAQKIGGDFKAKLKTTLAARSGEPDIVALNDWIMELFPSEDRFYNLYDLGAGDIESQYLPWKWKQGVTPSGQMIGFPMDTGPTALFYREDLFKEAGLPSDPEDVTRQINSWDAYAAAGEKIKEKFGGKVFLTDNIGSVYNQVLSQGAERYFRPDGSFIGMDSALVRTSWDTSIAFKEKGLLANADGWTPGWNAAMNNGEVASFVGAVWMKQVLQEAAPDTSGKWRVARAPGGDGNNGGSFLSILKSSEHPQEAFELVRWLQSPENQLEQYQTLNLFPSAPGVFDDPAMKEKEPFFGGQATGPVFAESAQEVPDAFFGERYPSVHNIITRRLNDVAKQNADPQQVWTDTVHRVERELQR; encoded by the coding sequence ATGATCCGCCGGAAAAGAACATGCTGGACAGCCATACTGATAGTCTGCGTCCTGCTCATAAGCGGATGCTCCATCTGGCCCGGACAGGACGATTCAGCGAACAACAAAAAGGTAACGCTTACATTATGGTACTGGAACCGTTCCATTGATGATAAGTTGATTGCCAGGGCTAAGGAAAAGTTCCCCAACATTGAACTGACAGCTCAGAAAATCGGCGGTGATTTCAAAGCAAAGCTCAAAACAACACTCGCTGCACGCTCAGGTGAACCAGACATTGTGGCATTGAACGACTGGATCATGGAGCTATTCCCCAGTGAGGACCGTTTCTATAATCTGTATGATCTTGGCGCTGGAGATATTGAAAGCCAGTATCTGCCGTGGAAATGGAAGCAAGGCGTTACGCCGAGTGGACAGATGATCGGGTTCCCGATGGATACGGGGCCAACCGCTCTCTTTTACCGAGAAGATCTGTTCAAGGAAGCCGGATTACCATCTGATCCCGAGGACGTTACACGTCAGATTAACAGCTGGGATGCTTATGCTGCTGCCGGAGAGAAGATCAAGGAAAAATTCGGAGGCAAGGTATTTCTGACCGATAACATTGGAAGCGTTTACAACCAAGTGTTGTCACAAGGCGCTGAACGTTATTTCCGTCCAGATGGTTCATTCATCGGCATGGATTCTGCTCTGGTGCGAACAAGCTGGGATACATCCATAGCTTTCAAAGAGAAGGGACTGCTTGCCAATGCGGACGGCTGGACTCCAGGCTGGAACGCAGCGATGAATAACGGTGAAGTCGCCTCGTTCGTGGGTGCTGTCTGGATGAAGCAAGTGCTTCAGGAAGCTGCACCGGATACATCCGGGAAGTGGCGGGTAGCTCGGGCTCCGGGAGGGGATGGCAACAACGGGGGATCATTCCTGTCCATCCTGAAGTCGAGTGAACATCCTCAGGAAGCCTTTGAACTGGTTCGCTGGCTGCAAAGTCCCGAAAATCAACTGGAGCAATATCAGACATTGAACCTGTTCCCTTCCGCACCAGGTGTATTTGATGATCCTGCCATGAAAGAAAAAGAACCTTTCTTCGGCGGACAGGCGACAGGGCCTGTATTTGCCGAATCGGCACAGGAGGTGCCGGATGCTTTCTTTGGCGAAAGATACCCATCCGTACACAACATTATCACCCGACGGCTGAATGATGTGGCGAAGCAAAATGCCGATCCACAGCAGGTCTGGACAGATACGGTACACCGCGTCGAGCGGGAATTGCAGCGTTAA
- a CDS encoding carbohydrate ABC transporter permease: protein MWEHRALYVAISPFYILFAVFGLFPIGFSLYLAFHKWDGIGVMTYNGFNNFKYMLTDAEFWQAVGNTFMIWIYSTIPMLFFALIIAFLLHAPFVKFRTLFRVGYFLPNVTSIVAVAIIFGALFANNYGFLNYLLQSVGLPVVEWLNAPWGIKVAISSMVVWRWTGYNAVIYLAGLQSIPQTLYEAAKIDGASAIQSFFRITIPMLRPVILFTVITSTIGGMQLFTEPQVLVGNDGGAGAAGMTIVLYLYRESFINNYFGYGAAVGWGMFLIIALFSIVNWKLVQGKSS from the coding sequence ATGTGGGAGCATCGTGCACTTTATGTTGCGATATCGCCGTTTTATATTCTGTTTGCGGTATTTGGCCTGTTCCCGATTGGATTCTCACTCTATCTGGCTTTTCATAAATGGGATGGCATCGGTGTCATGACGTACAACGGGTTCAACAACTTCAAATACATGCTGACCGATGCCGAGTTCTGGCAAGCCGTGGGCAACACGTTCATGATCTGGATCTATTCGACGATTCCGATGCTCTTCTTCGCGCTGATTATTGCCTTTCTGCTGCATGCACCATTTGTGAAGTTCCGTACATTATTTCGGGTCGGTTATTTCCTGCCAAACGTCACGTCCATCGTAGCGGTAGCCATTATCTTCGGTGCTTTATTTGCCAACAATTATGGCTTTCTCAATTATCTGTTGCAGTCGGTCGGGCTACCTGTTGTGGAATGGCTTAATGCACCATGGGGCATCAAAGTCGCAATCTCCTCCATGGTGGTCTGGCGCTGGACCGGATATAACGCCGTCATCTATCTGGCCGGACTTCAAAGTATTCCGCAGACATTATACGAAGCGGCCAAGATTGACGGCGCATCAGCGATACAGTCCTTTTTCCGAATTACAATTCCGATGCTGCGTCCTGTGATCCTGTTTACAGTCATTACATCAACGATAGGCGGAATGCAGCTGTTCACCGAGCCGCAAGTATTGGTAGGTAATGATGGCGGCGCTGGTGCAGCAGGCATGACGATTGTATTGTACCTCTACCGTGAATCCTTCATTAACAATTACTTCGGCTATGGCGCTGCCGTTGGTTGGGGCATGTTCCTCATTATCGCCCTGTTCTCGATTGTGAACTGGAAGCTTGTTCAAGGCAAATCATCCTGA
- a CDS encoding carbohydrate ABC transporter permease produces MATKHLKSLVLYTGLIGGMLISMFPFYWLIVMSTRTTSDIYKFPPQLWFGGELWNNITRVLQQIDFWGAFLNTLFVSGLVTILVLFFDSLAGFAFAKFEFPGKKWLFILLLATMMVPSQLSLVPSFVLMATFGWVGSFKALIIPGMVNAFGIFWIRQYATESIPNDLLDAGRIDGCNFFRLYWNVALPILRPAFAFLGAFTFIGVWNDYLWPLIVLTDERKYTLQIALSQLNGLYNTDYAMVIAGTLLAVIPLIVMFLFISRQFISDIAAGAVKD; encoded by the coding sequence ATGGCGACCAAACACCTCAAATCGCTGGTGTTGTATACCGGTCTTATCGGGGGCATGCTCATATCCATGTTCCCGTTCTATTGGCTGATTGTAATGTCTACCCGGACAACGTCCGATATCTACAAGTTCCCACCGCAGCTCTGGTTCGGGGGTGAGCTATGGAATAATATTACGCGGGTATTGCAGCAAATTGATTTCTGGGGCGCCTTTCTGAATACGTTGTTTGTGTCGGGCCTCGTGACCATACTTGTACTGTTTTTTGACTCACTGGCGGGGTTTGCGTTTGCCAAGTTTGAATTTCCCGGCAAAAAATGGCTCTTCATCCTGCTGCTCGCGACCATGATGGTACCTTCCCAGCTGTCGCTGGTGCCTTCCTTCGTACTGATGGCAACGTTCGGTTGGGTCGGTTCCTTCAAAGCTCTCATTATTCCCGGCATGGTGAACGCCTTCGGCATCTTCTGGATTCGCCAGTATGCGACAGAGTCGATTCCAAACGATCTGCTGGATGCAGGCCGCATCGACGGCTGTAATTTCTTCCGGCTCTATTGGAACGTAGCGCTGCCAATTCTGCGACCTGCCTTTGCTTTCCTCGGCGCGTTCACTTTTATCGGGGTATGGAATGATTATCTGTGGCCTTTGATCGTCCTGACGGATGAACGCAAATATACGTTGCAGATTGCGTTGTCTCAATTAAACGGACTGTATAACACAGACTATGCGATGGTCATCGCAGGTACGTTGCTTGCCGTCATTCCACTCATCGTTATGTTCCTGTTCATCAGCCGCCAGTTTATTTCGGATATTGCCGCAGGGGCAGTGAAGGACTAA